A single genomic interval of Lathyrus oleraceus cultivar Zhongwan6 chromosome 7, CAAS_Psat_ZW6_1.0, whole genome shotgun sequence harbors:
- the LOC127103192 gene encoding uncharacterized protein LOC127103192 produces MAEFSSVTGSKLLTSGPYYAQAKGQVEAANKILIGLIKKSVGQKSKNCHKTLNQVLWACRSSPKDSTKYTPFLLVYGHEIMLPLDIYLHLVRIQRQFEIPIEFYFGMMFDKLAQLDEDKLTALDILVRPKERVAKAYNKRVKSKIFNEDDLVWKVILHMD; encoded by the coding sequence ATGGCGGAGTTCTCCTCCGTAACAGGTTCCAAACTTTTAACCTCGGGACCATATTATGCTCAAGCCAAAGGTCAGGTCGAAGCAGCCAATAAGATATTGATCGGTTTGATTAAAAAAAGCGTGGGGCAGAAGTCAAAGAATTGTCATAAAACCCTAAACCAAGTTCTATGGGCATGTCGCAGTTCTCCCAAAGATTCAACTAAGTATACACCTTTTCTACTTGTGTATGGGCACGAAATAATGTTGCCTTTAGATATCTACCTACATTTAGTCAGGATTCAAAGGCAATTTGAGATCCCAATTGAGTTCTATTTTGGAATGATGTTTGACAAGCTGGCTCAGTTAGATGAGGATAAACTAACTGCTCTAGACATCTTGGTGAGACCAAAAGAGAGGGTTGCTAAAGCGTACAACAAGAGGGTCAAATCTAAAATATTCAATGAGGACGACCTGGTTTGGAAGGTCATATTACATATGGATTGA